CGGCCGCGCGCACCCGGCAGATCGAATTCATCGGCGACTCCTACACCGCCGGCTACGGCAACCAGGCCACTCAGCACGACTGCTCCACCATCGGCGGAGTGACCGCCAACTCCGACGCGGACGAGAGCTTCGGCGCGCTGACCGCCAAGAGCCTGAACGCCGACTACCAGATCAACGCCATGTCCGGCATGGGCATGGTGCGCAACTACAACGGCTCCAGCGCCGGCACCGACTTCCGCACGTACTACAACAGAACACTGGAAGCGGTCAACAACGACGTCTGGTACAACCCGGGCACCTGGCACCCGCAGCTGGTCGTGGTCGGCCTCGGCATCAACGACTTCTCCACCGCGCTCAACTCCGGTGAGGCGTGGAGCACGACCGCCCAGCTGGCCGCCGCGTACGAGTCGGCCTACCAGGGCTTCATCAACACCCTGCGCCAGCAGTACGGCCCCAACACCGTCATCGTGGTCAGCGCCACCGCGTTGTCCAACACCACGCTGTTCGCCCAGAGCGCCCAGCAGGTCGTCGCCAACCGCAACGCGATGGGCGACAAGAACGTGTACTACTGGTACTACGACGACCCGAGCCTGGACCACCTCGGCTGCGACTGGCACCCCTCCCTGCACGACGACAAGATCATCTCAGGGCTGCTCGACAACTTCATCAGTACCCTGCCGCTTTCCTGGTAGCCGCCGGGGCCGCGTGGCTTTCCACGCGGCCCCACCCGGGAGAGCGTTCCGCCCCTTCTCCGCCGGAAAAACCCTTGGACGTGCTCGCCGCCGTCACGCGACACTGAGACCTCTCTTATGGCGGTCAGCCGCTCAATCCTGCGACATGATGAGGAGGCGGCGTGATGGGTGTTTCCGAAGACGAGCTCGAAGAGAAGCCGGACAAGGGTTCGGTGATGCTCGCCGTCGGCTATTACCGGCGCGAACTGACGCGGATGTGGCGGATCGCGCTGCCGGCCATGTTGGGACCGGCCCTCGGCAACATCGGCCTCGGGTACATCGCGCCGTTGCTGGTCGCGCACCTGGTGACGCGGATCGCAGACAACTCCCACCTTTCTTTGGGCGCGGCGCTTCCCTATGTGCTCGGATTCTTCGGGATCCTGTTGCTCTCCGAGGTGATCTGGCGCATCGGCATGCACTTTCTCAACCGCCTCGACGCGCTCGGCATCGAGAACCTGTACGTGGTGGGACTGGACGAGCTGTTCTCGAAGGACTCGGCGTTCTTTCACGACAACTTCGCCGGATCGCTCACGAAGCGGGTCCTCAGCTTCGCCTCCCGATTCGAGCAGACCGCTGACACGCTCGTGTTCGAGGTCGTGGGCAACTTCGTCCCGCTGGCCTTCGGCTCGGTGGTGCTCTGGCATTACGACCCGTGGCTGGTGATCGGGCTGCTCGGGCTGCTCGCGGTCACGGCCGTCGCCGTGGTGCCGATCATCCGGCGCCGCCAAGCGCTGGTCAACCTGCGCGAAGCGGCCATCGCCCGGGTCGCGGGACACGTCGCGGACAGCCTGACGAACATGGACACCGTGCGCGCCTTCGCCGCCGAACGCCGGGAGGCCGCCGAGCACCGCTCCCGGGTCGCGCAGGCCAAGCGGCTCTCACTGCTCTCCTGGGACTACAGCAACCTGCGCGTCGACACCCTGATCGCGCCGATGTCGGCGCTGGCCAACGGTTTCGGCCTGCTGCTGGCGGTCGTGCTCGCCACCCGGGGCGAGGGAGTCGCGGCCATCGTGGTCGTCTTCTCCTACTTCTCGAACGCGACCCGGATCATGTTCGACTTCAGCCGGATCTACCGCAATCTGGAGAGCGCGCTGACCGAGGCCGCGCAGTTCACCGCGCTCGTGCGCACGCCCCCGACCGTCCTCGACCCGGTGACGCCGCAGCCGCTGCAGTCCCGCTCCGCCGAGGTCCGCTTCGAGCGGGTGAGTTTCAGCTACGGCGGCGGCGCGCCGCTGTTCGACGGACTCGATTTGGACGTGCCCAGCGGATCGAGGATCGGACTGGTCGGCCGCTCCGGCGGCGGAAAGAGCACGCTGACCCGGCTGCTGCTGCGGATGACCGACATCGACGGCGGCCGGATCCTGGTCGGCGGCCAGGACATCCGCGACCTGCGCCAAGCCGACCTGCGCGGCCAGATCGCGTACGTACCGCAGGACCCTGCGATGTTCCACCGGTCTCTGCGCGAGAACATCGCCTTCGCCCGCCCCGGCGCGACCGAGGCCGAGATCCACCGCGCCGCCGAGGCCGCGAACGTCGACGAGTTCGTCCGCGCCCTGCCGGACGGCTACGACACCATGGTCGGCGAACGCGGCGTGAAGCTCTCCGGCGGCCAACGCCAGCGCGTCGCCCTGGCCCGCGCCATCCTGCGCGACGCACCGATCCTGCTGCTCGACGAAGCCACCAGCGCCCTGGACTCCGAGAGCGAGCTCCTCGTCCAGGAAGCACTCTGGCGGTTGATGGAAGGCCGCACCGCCCTCGTGGTGGCGCACCGGCTGAGCACCGTCGCCGGCATGGACCAGCTCGTCGTCCTCGACCGCGGCCGGATCATCGAGCAGGGAACGCATCACGATCTGCTGGCCACCAAGGGCGCCTACGCGAAGCTCTGGCAGCACCAGTCCGGCGGCTTCCTCGCCGAAGCCCCCGCCGAGGTGGGCGCCTGAGCGTGCCCTACTGGTAGCCCTCCGGCCACTCGGTGGCGTGCTCGATGCCGTCGGAAGCCTTGGCCTGCGCGTACTTCTCGACCGCGAAGCTCGTGCCCCAACTGGGCCAGAACGAGAACTCGCCAGACTCCTTGTCCAGGATGATGACGCCGCCGCCCGGCTCGACGGGATAAAGCGGGATGCCGTCCTCACCGACCGGTGGGGGCGGCAGGACTTTGGAGATGGTGAAGCAGAAGCCGTAGTCGCCGTACACCAACCGGGCGCCCTCAGGCCGGATACCCACCTCGGACATGTGTAGGTAGCGCTCGACGAGCATTCGGGCTTGAGCAAGGCCGATGGGCGGGTGGCAGTCGGTGGGGTACGCCGGCATCTTCCTTCGCTCAGGCTCGGACACTCGGCCACATTACTGCGAATTGATGATCGGCTGAGTGCTCGTAGGTATGGAGCCTGTCGGGTCGGGGTGGTCGTCGTGGTGGGGGCGGCCGCTTCGCGTCGCCCGGTTCTCCTGTCCACCCACCCACCCGTTGCTTTTGCGCGGCGGCCTGCGGCTTCAAGATCTCGCCTCCGGCGCGGGCCCTTCCCTCGGAGAGAATGCCGGAGTCTGTGGGGTGCTGGCGTTGGCGGGGCGGGCTGAGGTCCGGGGTGGTCGGGTGCCGGGGGCGTGCTCTCTCCTCGGCCGGTCCCCGGAGGCAATCAGGAACCTGCCGGGAGCTCAAGCGGCGGCGACTTCCGCTCATGCTCGATCTTGCATCGCGCCGCTTGACCTCCCGGCAGAACCCTGATCGGGCTTCGCCTGCCCTGGACTTCCCCCCGGCAACCGGACACATCTTTGGTTGCTCAGGCTGCCAGGTTCAGGACCTGGCCGTAGCGCTGCCGTGCCTCGAGCGGGGTCAGATAGCCCCAGCCCGGGTACTTACGCAGCCGCTTGCGATTATAGAAGACCTCGATGTACTCGAACAGCGCAGCGCGCGCAGAGGCGCGGTCCGGCCATTCCCGCACACCGATCTCGGTTTTGATCAGGGCCCAGTGGCTCTCGGCGACCGCGTTGTCGTAGCACGACCCGGTCCGGCCCATCGATTGCCGATACCCGCATCGGGCAATCAGACCCCTGAATCCGGAGCCCGTATACTCCCCGCCCCGATCCGAATGAACCACGCACCCCGGCCGCAGCCGGCCACGCGCCCGGGCCATCTCCAGCGCCGCGCCGACCAGCGCCCCGTCGTGATGCTCGCCCATCGACCAGCCGATCACCTCCTTCGTCGCCAGATCCACCCAGCCGGCCAGATACAAAAACCCCTCACCCGTCGGGATACAGGTCACATCACCCACCAGCCGCTCCCCGGGAGCCCGCGCCGTGAAATCCCGGCCGATCAGATCCGGGGCGAACCGCGCGGCATGATCCTGCTTCGTCAAACACCGCCGCCCCCTGCGCCGGGTGAAACCCGCAATCGAGTGATCCCGCATCAGCCGCTCCACCCTCTTCCGGTTCACCCGATGACCACGCCGGACCAGCTCGGCATGCACCCGCGGCGAACCGTACGCACCGCGCGAACCGAGATGGATCAGCACGATCTCCGCCACCAGCAGCTCCTCGGCCCGCACCCGCGCCAGCCGGGCCGCAGCCGCGGCAACCCAGTCGTAGTACGCGTTCCTCGAAACCCCCAGCACCCCACACAGCAGCGTGACCGCATGATGCGCCTTCTCCGCACCGACAAACCGGTAGACCGCCTCTACCGGGGGTCGTTCGCGAAGAAGGCAGTGGCTTTTTTTAGGATGCTGATGACCTCGTCCTGCTGCTTGACCTTCCGGCGCAGCTCCCGCAGCTCAGCACGCTCATCCGCGCTCAGATCCGACCCACCGGCCGCCTCGCCCTCGGCCGCAAACGCCCTCACCCAGGTCCGCAGAGTCTCCCCGCTGATCCCCAGCTCCCGCGCCACCTCGGCCCGCGTACGCCCCGAAGAGGTCACCAGCCTCACCGCATCCCGCTTGAACTCCTCCGAGTACACCGGGTTCTGCTGCTTACCCACCACTCGACACCACTTCCTGGTGGACCACGCGATCCACCCAGTCTAGATGACTGATCGGGTTTCATTGCGTGGGGGTGGCGAACCCGTCGATCTGCTGTGAACGATCACGAAGGGTGTCCAGGCTGGATAGCGAATAACCAATCTCACCTGGGAGTTCGCTATGCACATCGACCTGGACACCCTTCTGACTGCACTCTACGTGGCGCTGACCGACTGCATCATGCCTTCGCTGGAATCCGCCCCCGACCGCCCCGGTCGACCGCCGGAGGTTACCGACGCCGAGGTCGTGTGTATCGCCGTAGCCCAAGCCCATCTGCGCTTCAACGACGAGCGCCACTGGATCCGCTCGGCCCCGAAGCTGATCGGGCACCTGTTTCCCAGGCTCTTGTCTCAATCGCAGTACAACGTGAGACTGCGCGCCGTGGGCCCGCTGATGCAGCACACGGTGTTCTACCTCGCGACCGCGTGCCCCTCCAGTCAGGACGTGGTCCGTCTGATCGACGGGACCAAGGTGATCTGCGGAACCTCGCGCACGACGGTGCGCTGCTCGAACCTGTTCGGATACGCCGGCTACGGCTACGACAAGTCCCACAGTGTGTACTTCTGGGGCTGCAAACTCCTCCTCGAGGTCACCGCTGACGGCCTGGTCACCGGGTTCGTCCTGGTCAACCCGAAACTCATCGACGAGCGCCGGGCCGTGCTCCTGATGCAGGAACAGCCATACACGACGATGCCCCACGCCACCACGGCCGTGGGCGACAAGGGGTTTCGCAGCAAACCCTTCGAAGCGGAACTCCTCGATCAAGGCGTCGTCCTGGTGCGCCCGGCGATGCGCAACGAGACAGATCCGGGGGTGTTTCCCAAGTGGTTTCGCAACCGGGTCGAATCCGTCATCGACACCCTCAAGGGTCAACTCGGCATCGAGCATCCAGGAGCACATGAACCGTCCGGACTGTTCGCCCGCGTAGTCCAGCGCATCCTGGCCCTGAACGCCGCCGTCTGGCACAACTGGAGCACCGGCGCGCACGTCAAGCGCTCCCTGATCGCCTACGACCACTAACCAACGACCCGACCAGCCAAAACGCTCGCGCCACCCCCGCGCAATGAAAC
This genomic window from Actinospica robiniae DSM 44927 contains:
- a CDS encoding ABC transporter ATP-binding protein, coding for MGVSEDELEEKPDKGSVMLAVGYYRRELTRMWRIALPAMLGPALGNIGLGYIAPLLVAHLVTRIADNSHLSLGAALPYVLGFFGILLLSEVIWRIGMHFLNRLDALGIENLYVVGLDELFSKDSAFFHDNFAGSLTKRVLSFASRFEQTADTLVFEVVGNFVPLAFGSVVLWHYDPWLVIGLLGLLAVTAVAVVPIIRRRQALVNLREAAIARVAGHVADSLTNMDTVRAFAAERREAAEHRSRVAQAKRLSLLSWDYSNLRVDTLIAPMSALANGFGLLLAVVLATRGEGVAAIVVVFSYFSNATRIMFDFSRIYRNLESALTEAAQFTALVRTPPTVLDPVTPQPLQSRSAEVRFERVSFSYGGGAPLFDGLDLDVPSGSRIGLVGRSGGGKSTLTRLLLRMTDIDGGRILVGGQDIRDLRQADLRGQIAYVPQDPAMFHRSLRENIAFARPGATEAEIHRAAEAANVDEFVRALPDGYDTMVGERGVKLSGGQRQRVALARAILRDAPILLLDEATSALDSESELLVQEALWRLMEGRTALVVAHRLSTVAGMDQLVVLDRGRIIEQGTHHDLLATKGAYAKLWQHQSGGFLAEAPAEVGA
- a CDS encoding IS982 family transposase, with the protein product MHIDLDTLLTALYVALTDCIMPSLESAPDRPGRPPEVTDAEVVCIAVAQAHLRFNDERHWIRSAPKLIGHLFPRLLSQSQYNVRLRAVGPLMQHTVFYLATACPSSQDVVRLIDGTKVICGTSRTTVRCSNLFGYAGYGYDKSHSVYFWGCKLLLEVTADGLVTGFVLVNPKLIDERRAVLLMQEQPYTTMPHATTAVGDKGFRSKPFEAELLDQGVVLVRPAMRNETDPGVFPKWFRNRVESVIDTLKGQLGIEHPGAHEPSGLFARVVQRILALNAAVWHNWSTGAHVKRSLIAYDH
- a CDS encoding transposase; translated protein: MGKQQNPVYSEEFKRDAVRLVTSSGRTRAEVARELGISGETLRTWVRAFAAEGEAAGGSDLSADERAELRELRRKVKQQDEVISILKKATAFFANDPR